From the genome of Streptomyces spinoverrucosus:
TTCGCCCGGGCCGGCTACGACGGCGCCCGGGTCGACGAGATCGCCGCCCGCACCCGCACCACCAAGCGGATGATCTACTACTACTTCGGCGGCAAGGAGCAGCTGTTCACGGCCGTGCTGGAGCGGGCGTACGGCGTGATCCGCGAGGCCGAACAGGAGCTGGACGTCGAGCACCTGGACCCGGTCGCGGCCATCCGGCGACTGGCCGAGCTGACCTTCGACCACCACGAGGCGCACCCCGACTTCATCCGCCTGGTCAGCATCGAGAACATCCACGGCGCCGAGCACATCGCGGCCTCCGAGAAACTCGGCAAGATCGGCTCACCGGCGCTGGAGGTGATCCGCCGGATCCTGGAGCAGGGGCAGAAGTCGGGTCTGTTCACCGCCGACGTGGACGCGGTCGACCTGCACGCGATGATCAGCTCGTTCTGCTTCTTCCGGGTGGCCAACCGGCACACCTTCGGCGCCCTGTTCGGCCGCGACCTGGTGGACCCCGCGCAGCGCGCGCACTACCGCACGATGCTCGGCGACATGGTGATCGCCTACCTCACGGCGGACCGCGCGGCGGACTGACGGTCGCGCATTCTCGTACGGCACGACCTCTTGACAGCGGGGAAACGCGCGCGCAACATCCCTTGGCACCGGGACTAACTATCCAGTGGGTTAATTAGCCGAAGATCCGGCCCTTCCCCCCGCCGCTCACTCCACCTACGTTGGAGTTCCCTCAAAGGAGCCGCCGTGTCCGTCCCCGCCCCCGCCGCGCCGCCCGGGCAGCCGAAGAAAGCCGCCACCGCCGCCTGGATCGGCAGCGCCCTGGAGTACTACGACTTCTTCATCTACGGCAGCGCGGCCGCGCTGATCTTCCCCGAGGTCTTCTTCGACGAGTCCGACCCGGCCACGGCGACCCTGCTGTCGCTGGCGACCTTCGGCGTCGCGTACGCGGCCCGCCCGATCGGCGCGCTCTTCCTCGGCCACTACGGCGACCGGCTGGGCCGTAAGAAGATCATGGTCTTCACGCTGATGCTGATGGGCGTGTCGACCTTCCTCATCGGCTGTCTGCCCACCCGCGACCAGGTCGGCACGCTCGCCCCCGTGCTGCTGGTCCTGTGCCGCGTACTGCAGGGCATCTCGGCGGCCGGCGAGCAGGCCAGCGCCAACTCCATGACGCTGGAACACGCGCCACCGAACCGGCGGGGCTTCTTCACCAGCTTCACCCTCAGCGGCACCCAGGGCGGCCAGTTGCTGGCCACGCTGGTCTTCATCCCGGTCGCCGCGCTGCCCGAGGAGCACCTGATGTCCTGGGGCTGGCGGGTGCCGTTCTGGCTGAGCGTCGCCGTCGCGGTCGTCGGCTATGTCATCCGCCGCAAGCTGGAGGAGACCCCCGCGTTCGAGCAGCAGGCCGCCACCGAGGGGGTCGTGAAGCTGCCGCTGGCGGTGCTGCTGCGGGAGCACTGGGCGGACGTCCTGCGGGTGGTCGCGGGTGCGCTGATCGCCTCGGTCAGCACGATCTTCACGGTGTGGGCGCTGTCGTACGCCACCAGCGACGCGGTCGGCATGAGCCGCTCGTCGATGCTGTGGGTGGGTGCCCTCGCCAACCTCGTCGCGCTCGCCGCGATCCCGCTGTGGGCGACGCTTTCGGACCGCATCGGCCGCCGCCCGGTGTTTCTGGTCGGCGCGGCCGGCAGCGCGGTGACGATGTTCCTGTACCTGTGGTCGATCTCCACCGGCTCCTACCCGCTGACCCTGCTGCTGGGCATCCTCGCCTTCGGTGTCGTCTACAGCGCCGCGAACGGGGTGTGGCCCGCCTTCTACGGCGAGATGTTCTCCACCCGCGTCCGGCTGTCCGGTATGGCGATCGGCACGCAGATCGGCTTCGCGGTCGCCGGTTTCGCGGTCACCTTCGCCGCGCAGATCGCCGGGCCGGACGGCGACGACTGGTCGTCGGTGGCCCTGTTCACCGCGGCCCTGTGCGTCCCGCCGGTCATCGCCGCGCTGTCGGCCCGCGAGACGCACAGGGTGCCGACCGAGGACCTGGGCGTGCGGAAGGCCCACGACTCGGCCCAGCCGGAGACGGTGGCTGTCTGACCCGCACGGCCCGGGCCCCCGGATGCCGCCATGGCTCCGGGGGCTCGGGCCTGCCCGCCGGGGTACGGCCCGGTACGGCCACCTGGCCGATCCGCGGTCCGTGGGCCGTGTGTGCGACCCGCAGTCTGGAAACCCGCACGTCGGCACCGAATACGCGGCGGGCAGCGGCAGTAGGGAGCGGCGATGCGAGCGCAGGCGGGGCCGGAGAGCGGCGACGGACCGTCGGCAGGGACGGGCGGCGAGGCCGATCCGAGGCGATGGAGGGCGCTGTGGGTCACGTTGGTGGCCGGCTTCATGAGTCTGCTCGACGTCACGATCGTCGCGGTCGCGCTGCCGTCCATCCAGCGCGACCTGCACGCGTCGGCCCCCGCGATCCAGTGGGTCGTCTCCGGCTACGCCCTCACCTTCGCCCTGGTCCTGGTCACGGCGGGCCGCGTCGGTGACACGATCGGCCGGCGCCGCATCTTCCTGATCTCGCTCGGCGGCTTCGTGGCGTGCAGCGCCTGCGCGGGGGCCGCTCCGTCCATCGTGCCGCTCGTCGTGGCCCGCCTCCTTCAGGGCCTGTGCGCGGGCTGCCTGGCACCGCAGAACTCGGCACTCATCCAGCAGTTGTTCCGGGGCGCCGAGCGGGGCCGGGCCTTCGGTCTGTTCGGTGCCACGGTCGGTATCTCCAGCGCCGTCGGCCCGGTGGTGGGCGGACTGATCCTGACCCTCGCGGACGGCCCCGGGGGCTGGCGCTGGATCTTCTACGTCAACGTGCCGGTCGGTGTGGTCGCGCTGGTGCTCGGCCTGCGCCTGCTGCCCAGGACGGGGCCCGCCAAGCGTCAGCGGCTGGACCTGCCCGGCGTCGCGCTGCTCGGCGCGGGGGTACTGGCTCTGATGCTTCCGCTGGTGCTGGCGGAAGCGGGCGGTGTCCGCACGCTGTGGTGGCTGTTCGCCGTCAGCGCGGCGCTCTTCGTGGCCTTCGCCCGCTGGGAACGGCGTGTCGCCGCCCGGCACGGCCAGCCGCTCCTCGATCCCCGGCTGGCCACGTCGACGCCCGGGTACGTCACGGGCGCCACCATCGCCACGCTGTACTTCGTGGGCTTCAGCGGGGTGTGGCTGGTGTTCGCGCTGTTCTTCCAGAACGGGCTGGGTTACTCACCGCTGGGTTCCGGGCTCGCCGTGACACCCTTCGCCATCGGCTCCGCCGTGGCCGCGGCGGTGGCCGGACGGCTGGTGGAGCGGCTGGGACGGCTGTTGACGGTGTGCGGGCTGGCCGCCGTCGTCGTGGGCCTGGGAGGGACCGTCGCCATCCTCCACTGGGCGCCCGGCGCCATCGCGGTGTGGCTCCAGACGCCGGCGCTGCTCCTCGGCGGTATCGGCAGCGGCTGTGTCATCTCGCCGAACATCACCATGACCCTGCGGGACGTGCCGGTGCGGATGGCGGGCGCCGCGGGAGGAGCCCTGCAGACGGGTCAGCGACTGGGCGCCGCCCTGGGCACGGCCACGCTGCCCGGCCTCTTCTACCTGGCCCTCGGGGGCGGCGACCAGGCCCACTACCGGTCCGCCGTCACGCTCGCCGTCGGCTGCGGCATCCTGCCGATGCTGGGGGCGCTCGCGCTGGCCGTGCGCGACTGGCTGTGCGACCGCGAGGCCGACGGACGGGGCTGCCCCGACGAGATCGCGCACAGCCACACGCACGCCCGCCAGAGTTGAGGGGCGCCGATCCGAGGCACCTCGGCTCACGCCGCCCGGAAAGTCTCCGTGGTCTGACGTCGACGCAGTTCCTCCAGGGTGGCCTGCTGGCGGTCGGCCCGCTCCAGCAACTCGTCCAGCAGCCGCGCGTCGAGGCGGTCGTCGGACTCCGCCAGCAGGCGGAGCGTCTGCCAGGCGGCGGCCTTGCCCAGCACGCCCAGCCGCAGGATCTCCAGCTCCACCAGCGAGGTCAGCGGTGAACGCCCCACCAGGCGCCCGTTGCTCTTCAGCCGCCCGACCTTCTCGGCCGCCCAGGCAAGGGACACCTTGTAGTGCCGCACCGGGATGTCGAGGGCGTCCATGATCGCGAGCAGGCTCGCCCGGTCCTCGGTGATCTCCTGCGCGAGGGTGCGCAGGGTCGGTCCCGACGGCGACCCCCGGAGTGCTCCTGCCAGTGCGCGAGCCCGGTCGGTACCCGCGGTGGCGCCTGCCAGGTGGTCGTTGAGATAGATGCCCAGCAAGGCGGCACGGCCAGAGCTGGGAGCCTCCGTGGGAGGCCTGTCCGAACGCGGCTGGTGGTTCATGCGGCTCTCTCTTCCGCCGAGCGTTGCCTCGGCTCGCCCCACCGAGTACCCACCCGCCCGCCGCGTTGCGCAGGAGTAGACAGTGTCTACCTCCGCTTGGTAGACACTGTCTATGCATGAATCCGAGACCGGCCTGCGCGCCCGCCTGATTGACGTCGGTGTCGACCTGGTGACCCGCGAGGGCGCCCAGGCGCTCACCCTGCGCGAGATCGCCCGCCGGGCCGGCGTCTCGCACGGCGCCCCGCGCCGCTACTTCCCCACCCACCTGGAACTTCTGTCGGCCATCGCGCGACGCGGCTTCGCCGAACTGGCCGACCGTACGGCGACGGCGTCCGGCGACCCGCGCACCCGGCTCACGCAACTGGCCTCCGCATACCTGGAGTTCGCGCTGGAAAACCCCGGTATGTACGAGCTGATGTTCCGCCACGACCTGCTGGAGAGCGGTCACTTGGGTCTGCGG
Proteins encoded in this window:
- a CDS encoding TetR/AcrR family transcriptional regulator, with amino-acid sequence MTSVDEPARPNGRIRDAARTQAEILDVATQEFARAGYDGARVDEIAARTRTTKRMIYYYFGGKEQLFTAVLERAYGVIREAEQELDVEHLDPVAAIRRLAELTFDHHEAHPDFIRLVSIENIHGAEHIAASEKLGKIGSPALEVIRRILEQGQKSGLFTADVDAVDLHAMISSFCFFRVANRHTFGALFGRDLVDPAQRAHYRTMLGDMVIAYLTADRAAD
- a CDS encoding MFS transporter, with translation MSVPAPAAPPGQPKKAATAAWIGSALEYYDFFIYGSAAALIFPEVFFDESDPATATLLSLATFGVAYAARPIGALFLGHYGDRLGRKKIMVFTLMLMGVSTFLIGCLPTRDQVGTLAPVLLVLCRVLQGISAAGEQASANSMTLEHAPPNRRGFFTSFTLSGTQGGQLLATLVFIPVAALPEEHLMSWGWRVPFWLSVAVAVVGYVIRRKLEETPAFEQQAATEGVVKLPLAVLLREHWADVLRVVAGALIASVSTIFTVWALSYATSDAVGMSRSSMLWVGALANLVALAAIPLWATLSDRIGRRPVFLVGAAGSAVTMFLYLWSISTGSYPLTLLLGILAFGVVYSAANGVWPAFYGEMFSTRVRLSGMAIGTQIGFAVAGFAVTFAAQIAGPDGDDWSSVALFTAALCVPPVIAALSARETHRVPTEDLGVRKAHDSAQPETVAV
- a CDS encoding MFS transporter, translating into MRAQAGPESGDGPSAGTGGEADPRRWRALWVTLVAGFMSLLDVTIVAVALPSIQRDLHASAPAIQWVVSGYALTFALVLVTAGRVGDTIGRRRIFLISLGGFVACSACAGAAPSIVPLVVARLLQGLCAGCLAPQNSALIQQLFRGAERGRAFGLFGATVGISSAVGPVVGGLILTLADGPGGWRWIFYVNVPVGVVALVLGLRLLPRTGPAKRQRLDLPGVALLGAGVLALMLPLVLAEAGGVRTLWWLFAVSAALFVAFARWERRVAARHGQPLLDPRLATSTPGYVTGATIATLYFVGFSGVWLVFALFFQNGLGYSPLGSGLAVTPFAIGSAVAAAVAGRLVERLGRLLTVCGLAAVVVGLGGTVAILHWAPGAIAVWLQTPALLLGGIGSGCVISPNITMTLRDVPVRMAGAAGGALQTGQRLGAALGTATLPGLFYLALGGGDQAHYRSAVTLAVGCGILPMLGALALAVRDWLCDREADGRGCPDEIAHSHTHARQS
- a CDS encoding TetR/AcrR family transcriptional regulator — protein: MHESETGLRARLIDVGVDLVTREGAQALTLREIARRAGVSHGAPRRYFPTHLELLSAIARRGFAELADRTATASGDPRTRLTQLASAYLEFALENPGMYELMFRHDLLESGHLGLRATSLPLFGVLVELVGQVRPDADARAVAGALWAQLHGVAQLWTWGSLQLATGADDFTPLLHTALDAHLGPEGER